TCCAACGATCATCCATGAACAAAACAGTCTTCCGGGCTTAACCAACAAATTTTTATCAAGATACGTTGACAAAGTGGCGATATGCTTTGAGGAAGCACGGGACTTCTTTCCAAAAGAAAAAGTCGCATTTACCGGAAACCCCAGAGGGTCTGAAGCCGTCTCAGTGAAGGAAGGGCAGTCTCTTGAAAGCCTGGGGCTTGAGCGCGCAAAAAAAACGGCGCTTATTTTTGGCGGCAGCAGGGGAGCAGCTGCGATTAACAAAGCGGTTGTCGAGATGCAGCCTGAATTAAAAAAGAAAAATTATCAGGTGCTTTATGTTTCAGGAGAAGTTCATTTTGACAAGGTGAAAGCGGAGCTTGAGAAAATAGGACAAGCAGACAATATGATTGCTCTCCCTTTCTTACATAAAATGCCGGAATTCTTAAAGAAAATTGATTTAATCATTTCTAGAGCGGGAGCGACAACAATAGCAGAAGTAACTGCGCTTGGGCTCCCGAGTATACTAATACCGAGTCCTTATGTGACGGCAAATCACCAGGAGGTTAATGCCAAAGCGCTCTCTGACAATCAAGCTGCCATCGTGATCAAAGAATCGGAACTCGATGGGAATAGCTTGATCGGCGCGCTTGATGAGGTGATGGAAAATGATCAGAAAAGAAAGAAGATGGCTGATGAAGCGAAAGCACTTGGGGTGCCAGATGCCGCTTTACGCCTATATCAGCTATTAGATGAATTACACGGCAAGAAAAGGTAGCAATAATTAACGGGGAGGCTGCTATGGAAAACATCAGAAAAGAATTACATGAACTTGAAGTAGGTAAACTCTTATTACAGGAGCCATTATCAAAGCATACGACGATAAAAATCGGCGGTCCTGCTGATCTTCTCATCATACCTGACGGGATTAAGCAGTTGAAAGCTGTGATGGACATGGTAAAGAAACATCAGGTGCCTTGGACGGTGATCGGCAGAGGCTCAAACCTTTTGGTGGGAGATGAAGGAATACGCGGAGCCGTCATTAAACTGGGTGAAGGCATGGATAATCTCGAAATCGATGATGACCAAATTACGGTTGGCGGAGGTTTTTCTGTCGTTCGGCTGGCGACAATGATCAGCAAAGAAGGTCTGTCAGGACTTGAATTCGCAGCAGGAATTCCGGGTTCAGTCGGCGGTGCGGTTTACATGAATGCTGGTGCACATGGATCAGATTTCAGCAAAATCCTTCGCAAAGCACACATCTTATTTGAGGACGGTTCTGATGCGTGGCTCTCTAACGAGGAAATGCAATTTTC
This window of the Bacillus gobiensis genome carries:
- the murB gene encoding UDP-N-acetylmuramate dehydrogenase, with translation MENIRKELHELEVGKLLLQEPLSKHTTIKIGGPADLLIIPDGIKQLKAVMDMVKKHQVPWTVIGRGSNLLVGDEGIRGAVIKLGEGMDNLEIDDDQITVGGGFSVVRLATMISKEGLSGLEFAAGIPGSVGGAVYMNAGAHGSDFSKILRKAHILFEDGSDAWLSNEEMQFSYRTSVLQNKRPGICLEAVLQLRKDNREDIVQQMQNNKTYRKETQPWSQPCAGSIFRNPLPEHAGKLVENAGLKGYQIGGAKISEMHGNFIVNAGQATAADVLSLINHVKKTIKDQYNIDLHTEVEIIGTNN
- the murG gene encoding undecaprenyldiphospho-muramoylpentapeptide beta-N-acetylglucosaminyltransferase, with amino-acid sequence MKIVVSGGGTGGHIYPALAFIKEVKRQHPDVEFLYIGTENGLEKNIVKRENIPFQSIEITGFKRKLSFENVKTIIRFLKGVRMSKKYLKEFKPDAVIGTGGYVCGPVVYAASKLGIPTIIHEQNSLPGLTNKFLSRYVDKVAICFEEARDFFPKEKVAFTGNPRGSEAVSVKEGQSLESLGLERAKKTALIFGGSRGAAAINKAVVEMQPELKKKNYQVLYVSGEVHFDKVKAELEKIGQADNMIALPFLHKMPEFLKKIDLIISRAGATTIAEVTALGLPSILIPSPYVTANHQEVNAKALSDNQAAIVIKESELDGNSLIGALDEVMENDQKRKKMADEAKALGVPDAALRLYQLLDELHGKKR